Proteins from one Candidatus Sulfotelmatobacter sp. genomic window:
- a CDS encoding AAA family ATPase codes for MKLRSLRVAGFGKLVDRTFTFGPGLTVVAGPNEAGKSTLAAAIVATLYGLRRGDKERWEPWSGAPFATTLVYETAAGAVWEVQRDFALDAKGVHVYDERGVDAAAQLGEGRGLSPGEAHLGVPLDVFVQTACARQAAMTLDGGAAGSVSTVLARALDGGPKEDAAIGALARLDAALRKHVGTERAHKNAPLKKLRALEEKQAAAAADARAQLDALAELRERIATASAERDRDGGAAAELERRERSLRAASLRARLAALREYRAELAALQATRAAYDDVADFPAERVAALDEAYEGWRSAERVAAAAKDHHAEEALRTDERGELDERRGDAGTLDDDAVAALRAAAAQAESAHARAVAALNDAASARRDGDGGRGLAGGLLVATTIALCGAVGFAIAHFWLDTGIAAVIAVLLALGTMTRARGRSGRRSDADARQKIADAALAEERLAADTIARALAPLGLVSVDELVRRRERYVALHGREAAAHKAAERLRVAREAASAEGARFDALAAALLGEHPGTREERRAEANRRRVRRIERDGLDNSLAMLTVRRAHLIGGEDELALQTELDALLQAGVEPAAEENPGALRRIQTERAELEASAHDATVRAASLAGELRAAEEAVRDVATLDETLAQTRAEIARLTAFEAALALARRTVEARKDEAHSAFARRLEQYSADVLATITGARYNEVRLDPTNLAIRVRVPETRAFQEISRLSAGTQDQVALVVRFAMARMVGEGLETLPLLLDDPFAFWDAERFARCLPLLVAPLAPQCIVFTTDGALPAELPDGIAQLIDLDAGTPVAN; via the coding sequence GTGAAGCTGCGCTCGCTGCGGGTCGCGGGCTTCGGCAAGCTCGTCGATCGCACGTTCACCTTCGGCCCCGGCCTGACGGTCGTCGCCGGCCCCAACGAGGCGGGCAAATCGACCTTGGCCGCGGCGATCGTCGCGACGCTGTACGGGCTGCGGCGCGGCGACAAGGAGCGCTGGGAGCCGTGGAGCGGCGCGCCGTTCGCGACGACGCTGGTCTACGAGACGGCCGCCGGCGCGGTATGGGAAGTGCAGCGCGACTTCGCGCTGGACGCGAAGGGCGTGCACGTCTACGACGAGCGCGGCGTCGACGCGGCCGCGCAGCTCGGCGAGGGCCGCGGCCTCTCGCCCGGCGAGGCGCACCTGGGCGTGCCGCTCGACGTGTTCGTGCAGACGGCCTGCGCGCGGCAAGCCGCGATGACGCTCGACGGCGGCGCGGCCGGCTCGGTCTCGACCGTGCTGGCGCGCGCGCTCGACGGCGGCCCCAAGGAAGACGCCGCGATCGGCGCGCTGGCGCGGCTGGACGCCGCGCTGCGCAAGCACGTCGGCACCGAGCGCGCGCACAAGAACGCGCCGCTCAAGAAACTGCGCGCGCTCGAAGAGAAGCAGGCCGCGGCGGCGGCGGACGCGCGCGCACAGCTCGACGCGCTGGCGGAGCTGCGCGAACGGATCGCGACCGCCAGCGCCGAGCGCGATCGCGACGGCGGCGCCGCCGCCGAACTGGAGCGCCGCGAACGCTCGCTGCGCGCCGCGAGCCTGCGCGCGCGGCTGGCGGCGCTGCGCGAGTACCGCGCCGAGCTGGCCGCGCTGCAAGCCACGCGCGCGGCGTACGACGACGTCGCCGACTTCCCGGCCGAACGCGTCGCCGCGCTCGACGAGGCATACGAAGGCTGGCGCAGCGCCGAACGGGTCGCCGCCGCCGCCAAGGACCATCACGCCGAAGAAGCGCTGCGGACCGACGAGCGCGGCGAGCTCGACGAGCGGCGGGGCGACGCGGGCACGCTCGACGACGACGCGGTCGCCGCGCTGCGTGCCGCCGCGGCGCAGGCCGAGTCGGCCCACGCGCGCGCGGTCGCCGCGCTCAACGACGCCGCGTCGGCGCGGCGCGACGGCGACGGCGGTCGCGGGCTGGCCGGCGGGCTGCTGGTCGCGACGACGATCGCGCTGTGCGGGGCGGTCGGCTTCGCGATCGCGCACTTCTGGCTCGACACCGGCATCGCCGCGGTGATCGCCGTGCTGTTGGCGCTGGGCACGATGACGCGCGCGCGCGGCCGCTCGGGGCGGCGCAGCGACGCCGACGCGCGCCAGAAGATCGCCGACGCGGCGCTGGCCGAGGAACGCCTCGCCGCCGACACGATCGCTCGCGCGCTCGCGCCGCTGGGGCTCGTCTCCGTCGACGAGCTGGTGCGCCGGCGCGAGCGCTATGTCGCGCTGCACGGGCGCGAAGCGGCGGCGCACAAGGCCGCCGAGCGGCTGCGCGTCGCCCGCGAGGCCGCCAGCGCCGAAGGCGCGCGCTTCGACGCGCTCGCCGCCGCGCTGCTGGGCGAGCACCCCGGAACGCGCGAGGAGCGCCGCGCCGAGGCCAACCGGCGGCGCGTGCGCCGCATCGAGCGCGACGGCCTCGACAACAGCTTGGCGATGCTGACCGTGCGCCGGGCGCACTTGATCGGCGGCGAGGACGAGCTGGCGCTGCAGACCGAGCTCGACGCGCTGCTGCAAGCCGGCGTCGAACCGGCGGCGGAAGAGAACCCCGGCGCGCTGCGCCGCATCCAGACCGAGCGCGCGGAGCTCGAAGCGAGCGCGCACGACGCGACCGTCCGCGCCGCTTCGCTGGCGGGCGAGCTGCGCGCCGCCGAAGAGGCCGTGCGCGACGTCGCCACGCTCGACGAGACGTTGGCACAAACCCGCGCCGAGATCGCGCGGCTGACCGCGTTCGAGGCGGCGCTCGCGCTGGCGCGCCGCACCGTCGAAGCGCGCAAGGACGAAGCCCATAGCGCGTTCGCGCGCCGGCTCGAGCAGTACAGCGCCGACGTGCTGGCCACCATCACCGGCGCGCGGTACAACGAAGTCCGGCTGGATCCGACGAACTTGGCCATCCGCGTGCGGGTGCCCGAGACGCGCGCGTTCCAAGAGATCTCGCGCCTGTCGGCCGGGACGCAGGATCAGGTCGCGCTGGTGGTGCGGTTTGCGATGGCGCGCATGGTCGGCGAAGGCCTGGAAACGCTGCCGCTGCTGCTCGACGATCCGTTCGCGTTCTGGGACGCGGAGCGCTTCGCGCGCTGCCTGCCGCTGCTGGTCGCGCCGCTGGCGCCGCAGTGCATCGTCTTCACCACCGACGGCGCGCTGCCGGCAGAGCTGCCCGACGGGATCGCGCAGCTCATCGATCTGGACGCGGGGACGCCGGTCGCGAACTAG
- a CDS encoding MFS transporter has protein sequence MAIGSTTADERSNLTRAVLASTIGTSIEWYDFFLYGTVTGLVFGKLFFPKDDPLVGTLNAFAIYFIGFIARPIGAAIFGHYGDRIGRKAALIATLLLMGIATFLVGFVPGYASIGIWGAILLTILRFVQGIGVGGEWGGSVLLSMEWAKTNGRRGFIASWPQFGVPAGLFLSNIAVLAFASLAGDQFTDWGWRIPFFLSIILVGVGLWIRLGIFETPTFQRVISENRVERTPVLEVLRLQWREVILSALARMAEQAPFYVFTAFIFTYGVQVLLQPRSFILAAVTVAAIGSAVWIPLFGSLSDRIGRRRMYMIGAVVMGIFGFLYFGALNSGITALVFLAIFLSLVPHDMLYGPQAALIAEAFTPRLRYSGASLGYQLASIIAGGPAPLIATWLFAKYHSWWPIAIYIAFCAVVTLCATPFLPDYTGKDVSEEYTTVGASAAGAVPAT, from the coding sequence ATGGCAATCGGATCAACGACGGCGGACGAGCGCAGCAACCTGACCCGCGCCGTCCTGGCCAGCACGATCGGCACCTCGATCGAGTGGTACGACTTCTTCCTCTACGGCACGGTCACGGGTCTGGTCTTCGGCAAGCTCTTCTTTCCCAAGGACGATCCGCTGGTCGGGACGCTCAACGCGTTCGCGATTTACTTCATCGGCTTCATCGCGCGCCCGATCGGCGCCGCGATCTTCGGTCACTACGGCGACCGCATCGGCCGCAAGGCCGCGCTGATCGCGACGCTGCTCTTGATGGGGATCGCGACGTTCTTGGTCGGCTTCGTGCCAGGTTACGCGTCGATCGGCATCTGGGGCGCCATCTTGCTCACCATCCTGCGCTTCGTCCAAGGGATCGGCGTCGGCGGCGAGTGGGGCGGCTCAGTACTGCTCTCGATGGAGTGGGCGAAGACCAACGGCCGCCGCGGCTTCATCGCCAGTTGGCCGCAGTTCGGCGTCCCCGCCGGCCTGTTTCTCTCGAACATCGCGGTGCTCGCGTTCGCCAGCCTGGCCGGCGATCAGTTCACGGATTGGGGCTGGCGCATCCCGTTCTTCTTGAGCATCATCCTGGTCGGCGTCGGCCTGTGGATTCGACTCGGGATCTTCGAGACGCCGACGTTCCAACGCGTCATCTCCGAGAACCGCGTCGAACGCACGCCGGTGCTCGAAGTGCTGCGCCTGCAGTGGCGTGAGGTGATCCTCTCGGCACTCGCGCGCATGGCCGAGCAGGCGCCGTTCTACGTCTTCACGGCGTTCATCTTCACCTACGGCGTGCAGGTGCTGTTGCAGCCGCGCTCGTTCATCCTCGCGGCCGTCACGGTCGCGGCGATCGGCTCGGCGGTATGGATTCCGCTGTTCGGCTCGCTCTCCGATCGCATCGGACGGCGTCGCATGTACATGATCGGAGCCGTCGTGATGGGGATCTTCGGGTTCCTGTACTTCGGCGCGCTCAACAGCGGTATCACGGCGCTGGTCTTTCTGGCAATCTTCCTCAGCTTGGTGCCGCACGACATGCTCTACGGTCCGCAAGCCGCGTTGATCGCCGAAGCGTTCACCCCGCGCTTGCGGTACAGCGGCGCGTCGCTGGGCTATCAGCTGGCGTCGATCATCGCCGGCGGTCCGGCACCGCTGATCGCGACCTGGCTGTTCGCCAAGTACCACAGCTGGTGGCCGATCGCGATCTACATCGCGTTCTGCGCGGTCGTCACGCTCTGCGC
- a CDS encoding metallophosphoesterase — MATTIVHAADVHLETAFTDLRGGARRRAALADVFERIVDLALARCADALTIGGDLYEAERASPQTARFIFAQIARFGGPVFVAPGNHDPYAARSLYARSDRPANLRVFAEPTWAVYALTDGISLYGFGHAPAEPGRPFAGARFERPGVRLALVHGSDEDRCPPGKRATAPFTLAEIRAAGATCVLSGHYHGGYVESDADGPRLAYPGSPEPIKFGERGNHGALVVTVEHGVVGVEAVPLARTRLADVDVALADAESEPAVLDAVERALREFGRNDYLRLRLTGTVATQTRVDRALIADRFADGLGALEVVDDTVAADYAALAREPTVRGRAIADLLALADEGHAEARGALRAVVAAFAGAEPAP; from the coding sequence ATGGCGACGACGATCGTCCACGCCGCCGACGTCCACCTGGAGACGGCCTTTACCGATCTGCGTGGCGGCGCGCGCCGGCGGGCGGCACTCGCCGACGTCTTCGAGCGGATCGTCGATCTCGCGCTCGCACGCTGTGCCGACGCCCTGACGATCGGGGGCGACCTCTACGAAGCCGAGCGGGCCAGCCCCCAGACGGCACGCTTCATCTTCGCCCAGATCGCGCGCTTCGGGGGCCCGGTCTTCGTCGCGCCCGGCAACCACGACCCGTACGCGGCGCGCTCGCTGTACGCCCGCAGCGATCGGCCGGCCAACCTGCGCGTCTTCGCCGAGCCGACCTGGGCCGTGTACGCGCTGACCGACGGCATCTCGCTCTACGGCTTCGGCCACGCGCCGGCCGAACCGGGTCGCCCGTTCGCCGGCGCGCGCTTCGAGCGGCCGGGGGTGCGGCTCGCGCTCGTGCACGGCAGCGACGAGGACCGCTGCCCGCCCGGCAAACGCGCCACCGCGCCGTTCACCCTGGCCGAGATCCGCGCCGCCGGCGCGACCTGCGTGCTGAGCGGGCACTATCACGGCGGCTACGTCGAGAGCGACGCCGACGGCCCGCGGCTGGCCTACCCGGGCTCGCCCGAGCCGATCAAGTTCGGCGAGCGCGGCAACCACGGCGCGCTGGTGGTCACGGTCGAGCACGGCGTCGTCGGCGTCGAGGCGGTCCCGCTGGCGCGCACGCGGCTGGCCGACGTCGACGTCGCCTTGGCCGACGCGGAGAGCGAGCCGGCCGTGCTCGACGCCGTCGAACGCGCGCTGCGCGAGTTCGGCCGCAACGACTACCTGCGGCTGCGGCTGACGGGAACCGTCGCCACCCAGACGCGCGTCGACCGTGCGCTGATCGCCGACCGCTTCGCCGACGGGCTGGGCGCGCTCGAGGTCGTCGACGACACCGTCGCCGCCGACTACGCCGCGCTGGCGCGCGAGCCGACCGTGCGCGGTCGCGCGATCGCCGATCTGCTGGCGCTGGCCGACGAGGGGCACGCCGAGGCGCGCGGCGCGTTGCGCGCGGTGGTGGCGGCGTTCGCCGGAGCGGAGCCGGCACCGTGA